In the Topomyia yanbarensis strain Yona2022 chromosome 3, ASM3024719v1, whole genome shotgun sequence genome, one interval contains:
- the LOC131693820 gene encoding MAPK-interacting and spindle-stabilizing protein-like, translated as MATRQPNYYHRPAGPPPPPGPGAGEVFPRLSYNRNLPAQLLPPSSGPSATLGPGAGEVLPRPFYNCNPSALLLPPPCGPSATLGPGAGEVLSRPFYNGNPSAQLPPPPSGPSATARTGCWGGSPAALLQPQFISPIAINAQWGLSPHPDRVLRRFSSGPSTATICQLINQERSTGLPPHPNRMLGRSLV; from the exons atggcaacccgtcagcccaactactaccaccgcccagcgggccctccgccaccgcccggaccgggtgctggggaggttttcCCGCGGCTCTCCTACAACCGCAATCTGCCAGCCCAATTACTACCACCgtccagcgggccctccgccacactcggaccgggtgctggggag gttctcccgcggcccttctacaactgcaatccgtcagcactattactaccaccgccctgcgggccctccgccacacttggaccgggtgctggggaggttctctcgcggcccttctacaatggcAACCCGTCAGCCCAACTACCACCACCGCCCAGTGGGCCCTCAGCCACCGCCCGGAcagggtgctggggaggttcgcccgcggcccttctacaaccgcAATTCATCAGCCCAATTGCTATTAACGCCCAGTGGGGCCTTTCaccacacccggaccgggtgctgagGAGGTTCTCCAGCGGCCCTTCGACAGCGACAATCTGCCAACTCATCAATCAGGAACGCTCAACGGGCCTCCCGCCACATCCAAACCGGATGCTGGGGAGGTCTCTCGTCTAA